The Sphingobacterium lactis sequence CATCCTTCAAGTCGATAAAGAATCGACCAAGGATCAAATCCTTCTTACCATCTGTATTGGCAACTTTAGACCCGCCGCCCATGGCAATATCATGGTAGTTTGCACGACCTTCTTCTGGTGTAGCCGGTGCCGTAAGATCTAATTTATAGGCATATTCTCCATGGTCCAAAACTTTCTTGGCAGCATCTTTCGCTGCTTGCCAGCGCGCACGTCTGTCACCTGACACATACCCCAAAAATTGCGGTGATTTATACCCACTGATCAGGGATGATTTCCCCTTCGCCGTCGGCATATCGTGCAGATCACTTGCGGCATAGGTCAGTACCCGCGCCTTCAAGGCCAGCGCAGCCACTTCGTTGGCTCTACCATCCACTTTTGAAACAGTGGATAACAAGGTTGCCGCCGAATCACAATCACTTACGATCTGCTTGATGCACTCATCATAGGTGGAACGCTCCAGCATGTAGTCCGGTTCGCCTAATTCGTACACTCGGGTAACCATCGGAACGGCACCGAACATGCGGACCAAATTTTGATAAAAGTAAGCCCGAAGAAAATAGGCTTCGCCCAAGAGTTCATCTGCTTTCTGTTTATCGCCAAAGTTTGGATCTCGCAGTTCCGCAATGGCGGTATTGGTTGCGCGAATGCGACTGTACATATTCCCATAGCTGTAGGTATCCATAATATACCCTTGATCAGCTGCATTCGAACGGCTTTCCGTAACGGTGTTGATGCCGCGCCCCGGATGCGTAAAGAACGCCTCATCTGTCATCGAAGCCATCTGCTGTTCGTAAAAACCGCCTACCCCAAATCCATTGTAGATTTCGTAAATAAAGGCCTGCGCCAAAGCAGGATCAGACCATACCAATTCTTTAGGTGCCTCATTTAATGGTTGTGTATTCACAAAGTCATCATTACAGGAAGCCACCAATCCCAATAATGCAAGGGATATATATTGTATTTTGAACTTATTTTTCATGATTTTCCGTATTAAAATGAGACCATTAAACCTGTATTCAGCAATCGCGCCTGTGGATAGTAATGCCCTAGTGCATTCGTCCCTTCCGGATCGAAAACTTTCATCTTACTGAACGTTAAGAGATTCTGCCCGCTCACGAAGAGGCGTGCACTGCTGATCCCTACTTTCTTGGTCCAATCGCTATTGAAGTTATAGCCCAATTCCAACGTTTTCAAACGGATATAATTTGTGTTCTTCAACCAATAGGTATTGTTATAGGAATAATACTGGTTACTCCGGTCCGTGATCCGTGGGTGTTCCGAGCTCGGGTTGTCAATGGTCCAACGGTCCTCATAGAAGTCCAATAAGAAGTTACCGATGGAACCGGATTCATCCGTACCGATACGGACTTCCCCACCGGTCGCTCCCTGGAAGAGAACGGAAAGATCAAAACCTTTATAGGTGAATCCCAAGTTCAGACCGCCCTGGAAGGTAGGTACTGAGTTTTTGTCCCGACGCACGCGGTCATTCGGCGTAATCTTACCATCACCATCGTAATCCTGGTATTTCATGTCCCCAGGTTTCAATTGAGACGTGATGTCATCGTAATTGATGGTATTTGCATCAATCTCTGCCTGATCACGGAATACACCGTCGTATATGTAATACAAACCTGCATTAATCGGTCTGCCGGTACTCTTTTGGTATTCCGGTGCTCCAGGTGCCTCATCCCAGAAAACAATCTTGTTCTTGGCGTAACCACCATTCACGGAAGCACTGAATCCCAATTCACCGAAAGTCTCCCGATAGCCCACATTAAAGTCAAATCCGGAGTTGTCCACTTTACCTATGTTCTCGGAAGGAAGCGTCATCCCTGTACTCTGCGGCACGGAAGCGTCACGGCGCCAAAGGATACTCTCCCGCGAGTTCTTGAATACATCGATCTCCGCATTCATCTTTCCGCCCATAAACTGGAAGTCGAAACCTAAGTTGTAATTATTGGCGACCTCCCAGGTAATGAACATATTCGGCACTCTTCTTTCGTAAAGGGATTTCACCATTTCATCATTGATGATGTAGGTTCCGAAACCATAGGTCGAGAAGTATTGGTATTCCTGTAGTGCCCCATCATAGTACACATTGTCATTTCCCATCTGTCCGTAGGAAGCACGGATCTTGAAGTAATTCACGAACGGTACACTTTCTTTCCAGAAGTTCTCCTCGGACACGACCCAGCCCAACATCGCACCAGGGAAGAAACCATAGCGGCTATTCTCCGGGAACATATAAGAACCATCGTATCGCCACAGCAATTCTGCGATGTACTTATTCTTGTAGTTGTAATTTGCCCGGCCGAAATAGTTTAGGCGAGCACGCTCCCACGCTGAACCATCCGCATTCTTTTCCGCATCACCACCGGCAAATAGGTAATCGATTTCCGTAGATATGAAATACCTCCGGAAGGCGGAGAAATTATCGTTGCGTATCGTTTCACGGTTCACCCCGGCCAATATGTTGATGGTATGGTCTCCAAACACCTTGTCGTAGGAAGCAATGGCACCCATCAGGATATTCATTTGGTCTTCGTTGCTCTGTGTCAAACGAGGATCTGCTGGTCCGCGTCGACCAGCGGTTAACTTTGGCGTAACGCCATCATCTTCCATGGCGTTATTCTGCCAAGTGTACAGGTACCAAGGAATCTCCCATAATTTACTATTCCGAACATATTTGTCAACTGCAGCATTACCGGTCACTTTCAATCCTTCCACACCTGGGATCTGGATTTCTACCTGCCCATTGGTTTGGAAATAATAGCGTTTGTCGCGGTTATAGCCCGTTGCGTTTGTGGCAATAACGACTGGATTTTCTCCATTTTCGATATCGGGTCCTGGCATGCCATTCGGCCAGTAAGCCGGCATGGTAGGGTTACCGCGCATCAACATCCTGAATATCGTTCCCGCTCCCTTCGTCGGGAAATTCCGGTTCTCTTGTCTACCCAAGATCCCGAATTGCGTCTTTACATATTTATTGATATTCGCATCCAGATTCACGCGAATATCGTATTGTTTATAGCCTGTAGCGGAATTCTTGTAATAACCGTCCTGATCCTGATGTCCAATGGACAAGAGGTACTTAAAGTCTTCCGAACCACCATCCAATTGCAGGTTGTGTTTCTGTTGCGGCGACCAGGTCTTCAACGCATCGGCATACCAGTCGGTATTAGGGTGGCCCCAAGGATCAGACCCATCGGCAAATAAGCGCCTATCTTCGAGGTCGAAAAAGGCCTCCAGATTTTCGCCATCTTTTTTCTTGTAAATGCCTGTCGTGTTAAATGCGTCCAAGGCAGGTTTCCATTCATCCGGATTGAGGGTAAAAATCTGCAATTCATTACGCATTTCCGCATATTGGGAAGCATTGGCTAATTTCGGAATAACGGTAGGTTGCGAAAAACCTTGGTTAAAGGTATAGGACAAAAGCGGCTTTCCTGTCTTTCCACGTTTTGTGGTGACAAGGACCACACCGTTTGCTGCACGCGCACCATAAATGGCAGCGGAAGCATCCTTCAAAACGGAAATGTTTTCGATATCTGCAGGATTCAATCGGTCCAATCCACCTGCACGTGCAGGTATACCATCGATTACGATCAATGGTCCGGAATCGCCCAGCGTATTGGTACCCCGAATCCGTAAACCGGAACCATCGTAGCCCGGTTCTCCACTGCCATTGGTGGCAACGACACCGGGAACCCGACCAGCCATGGCATTGGAAAGGTTGATGGCAGGAGATTTCTTCAATTCATCCCCTTTTACGGCTGCTACGGCTCCCGTGACGGTCGCTTTCTTCTGCGTACCATAACCTACCACGACTACTTCATCGATGTTGTCCTCGGAAGTCATCATATCGACTTGGATACTGGTTTGGTTGGAAACAGCAACTTCCTTGGCCTGTAAACCGACAGAAGTAAACACTAAGGTCGCAGAACCAGGTACGTTCTGCAATTCGAAATTACCCTGTTCATCGGTTGTGGTGGCTTGAGTGGTCCCCTTAACCGTAACGGTTACCCCAGCAATTGGCTGACCTGAGGCGACATCCTTTACAGAACCCCGAACAGTAATTTGATTTTGCCAATACGATGCAGCTTCATGTGCATGTACTGCAGAATGGGCGTATGTCTGCGAGGCGGCGATACTGCACAAAAGACAGAATCCCCCCAGCCGAAGCATGCTCGTCCCACTCTTTCCTTTGAAAAGATGGTGGCTTTTAAACATTGAATTTAGGCGTTTAAGTTTATATAGATTTATGTTTAGTTATCCTAATATAGAGAAAAGTATCCTTAGACCAAATGGTTTTTAAAAGTATTTTAATATTAGCCAATTTTCAAGCAGGCAAAAATACTTTTCATTTTTTCATAATATCCCAATGAAATCCGCAAAAACAGAAATTTTGCATGTTCAAACGTGAATTTCTTAAAAATAATGTAATTAACAAAAATATTACACAACCTTAACCAAAACCGATAGCAAATTTTTATTCCTATTAAGATATTTATTGTCAAAAGTTTATAACTTCAAGATGTCAATAAAATGGTGTAAATTATTAATTTTAACCATAAAGAAATAGACTAACCAAATCAAATTATATGAAAGCTATTTTTCTAACCAGTATGACTTTTATGTTTTCATTAGGGACAACAGTCTTCATTTCGAAGAATGCCTATCAATTATCTGTCGATTACATCTTATTTTTTGCAGCCCTTTTCACCTCCATTTTTTACCTTATCGCAATCAAAAAAAGAAGGAAAAAAGAAAGACCGTCTTTCTACAAATAAAAAAAGCCACTTTCTTTCAAAAGCGGCTTTTCCAATAAGCTATTCGCGTTACTGCAATACTTCCTTGAGGAAAAGAAGGGTATGTTGCCAAGCGCGCTTGGCCATCGTGGGATTGTAGTCAGCGGATGCCGGATTCGTAAAGGTATGTTTGGCATTGGCATAGGTAATAATCTGCCAATCGGCTTTACCTTCGTCCATTTCCTTAACCAAACTCTCCAGGTGCTCCGGTCGCACACTTTCGTCCTGTGCAGGATGTTCCACCAGTATTTTGGTTTTTAATGGGGAATTCGTTCGGTCAGCAGCTTTAGCAAGGCCACCATGGATACATACCACACCGGTCACATCCAAGCCACCACGTGCCGCCTCCAACGCGCCGGTTCCACCAAAGCAATACCCAATTACGGCCACCTTCGTTGCCCCTAATTTCTTCACTTCATCCAGCGCCGCCTGAATCCTACGTTGATAGGCTTTGTAGTCGTTTTTATAGGTGCTCGATGCTTTTGCTGCTGCAGCATTATCAGCAGGAACATTCCCTTCCCCATAGATATCGGCTATAAAAGCAATATAGCCTTGCTTCTCCAGATCCAGTGCAGCATCCTTTGCTTCCTGATCGATGCCTTTCCATGCTGGCAAGATCACGACGGCAGGCCTGTCGCTGCCCGCATTGGATGTCACCAGTCCTTTTAATTTCTGGTCGCCCTCTTGGTAAGGGACTTCTTTTAAATCTTGTCCACTCGCTGTTGATCCAGCAAATAAAGCAAAGGCCAATAGTATTCCTGATACGTTCATATTGATTTGAATTAGTTCATTTCTTTCTTTAAAAATTCCAATACTGGTGGCATAAACCGCTCAAATGCTTCGATATGTGGGAGGTGCCCCACATTTTCCAATTCCACCAATGCAGCACCTGGAATTTTCTTTTGCGTTTCTTTACCCAGCTCCTGATATTGACCCATCTTTGCGCGAACTTTCGGATCAGCCACCCGATCTTTACCGATGGCAGTCCGATCACGCGTCCCGATCACCAATAAGGTGGGAACGGATAAATGCTCAAATTCGTATAGCACCGGCTGGGTGAAGATCATATCCGATGTTTGGGCATTATTCCAGGCAACGCGAGGATAATCCGGATGATTGACCCAACCCGTTAATAGGTACACCCATTCATCGTATGCCGCCTTCCATTGGTTGTCATAATAAAACTCCATTTGGTATTTCTTCGTAGAAGCATAGTCCGCCTTCAATTCGCTGGCATAGTTTTTATCAATAGGTTGATAAGGGGCATAGAGCTTCCAATCTTCAAGTCCAATCGGATTTTCCAAAATGAGCTTTTTTACCTTCTCGGGGTACATCAGCGCGTAGCGGGTTGCCAACATGCCACCCATGGAATGACCCAATACATGAATTTCCGACAACTGCACATGGCTTAGCAGCGCATCCGTATTCATGGCCAGCTGCTGGAAAGTAAACTGGTATTGCGCAGGTTTTGATGATTTCCCGAAACCAATCTGATCCGGAACAATCACCCGATACCCCGCATCCGTCAGTGCATCCACAGTGGTCTTCCAGTAGGCACCGTTAAAATTCTTGCCATGAAGAAGCAGGACAGCCTCACCGTTGGGATTCTGTTTGGGTTTAATATCCATGTAGTACATGTACAGGTCTTTTCCCTGGTTGTTGGGCAGCAGTAAACTGTCCACGGGGAATGGATAGGTGTAGTTTGAAAGCTGTATATCCAAGACGGGGCGATTCTCCTGTGCGTGTAGTGTTGTGAGGCTCAAAAATCCCAACAGGGTTAATCCTACAATTTTCCGTAGTGCATCCATATCATTTGCTTACTGTTTATCTTTTAAAAAAGGAATAATGCTCATGACATCATCTTTGGCAAATCCAGCATTCTTAGCCCCTTGATAGGTGTCGACCAATATTTCCGAAAAGGGAAAATTTGCTCCAGCATCCAGTGCTAATTTCACATCCTTCAACATCAGATCAACGGAAAATGCCGCAGGGTATTCATCTTCAATGATCAACGGTGTTTTCACACGTGAAGCGCCGCTTCCACTGGCGCTATCGTTGATGATGGCCATCATATCCTTCCTGGAAATGCCCATATTCTCCGCAAAAAGCACCGTTTCCGCCATCCCTTGATAAAGAATGGAAAGGTAATAATTGATGCACAGCTTGGCAGCAACCCCGTTGCCATTCGGCCCCAGGTATTTGACATCCTTCCCCATGATTTGCAAGTAGGGCAATATACGCTGTTCATCTTCCTGATCTGCACCGACCATAAAGATCAATGTCCCTTCCTTGGCCGGCTGGGTACTTCCCGCAACGGGCGCATCGACAAATTTAGCGCCTTGCTCCAAACACATGGTCGAGATCACCTTAGATGCCTCTTGGGATACCGTACTCATGTCAACAAATAATTTACCAGAGATATCCATGGAAAGAATAGACTCATATACCGCATGCACGGCATCATCATTACTCAACATGGTGAAGATGATATCCGAATGGTCCACCAAACTCACAAGATCATTGCACGGTGTGCTATTGGCGGCAAAATCTGCCATTTTCTCCGGCGTTCTGTTATAGACATAGAGGTCCACTCCTGCCTTCTCCAGGTTCTTGGCCATCGGTTTCCCCATGTTGCCAAGACCAATAAATCCAATTTTATCCTTATAATCCATACGGCAATTTACGCATTTGGAACGGGAGCATTGGCAGCGATTAATTTTTCTGCTTTCAGTTCTTCCCAGAATCCATTAGGAATCTTCGCTTCGAAAGATGCCGCATTGGCTGTAGCCTGCTCAGCAGAGCTTGCTCCGGGGATGACAGCCGAAACGACATCGGGTGCTGCAGAAAATTGCAAAGCAGCTGTCCGCAGATCTACCTGATGGTTGTCGGCCACCTTACGAAGGGCCACCAATTTCTCGGCTGCAAAATCAGGAATCGTTTTCCCATAAAGATACCTGCCCTTACCGGCAAGGAAACCCGCGCATAACGGTGCCCCTACCACAATAGATATCCCCTTTTCGGCCACCTTCGGAAATACCTGATTCAGGTCGTCCTCATGAACAATCAATGAATATTGACAGGCAGATAGAAAGATATCCGGATCCGCGACTTCCATTGCCTTCAGCATCGGCTCAATGGTATTGACACCCAATCCCCATCCTTTGATGAGCCCCTCTTCACGCATCTTTGTCAATTCCACGAACGCACCATTTTTCGCTTCCTCAAAATATTTGAGCCATTCTTTGCCCATATCGCCGTTATCCGGCGACAGGTCATGAACAAAGACGATATCCAACGATCCGATACCCAAGCGTTGCAGGCTATCTTCCACGCTCTTCCGCGCTCCGGCAGCACTATAGTCGTAGGTGTAGGACGCATTCATCTGCCCACCCCATTGCAAACCTGGCTTTTTGAAGTTGTCCTCAGGGTGCAACAATCGACCTATCTTGGTGGATATCGTATAGTCTTCCCTATTTTTATCTTTCAGGTAAAGGCCCATTCGGCGCTCACTGATGCCCAAGCCATACCATGGTGAAGTATCATAATAGCGTACTCCCGCCTGCCAGGCTGCATCCATTGCTTCCAAACTCGGTATATCTTTGTTATCCTTTGCGAAACCATTACCAATCGCAACACCACCAAATCCACTAAGGGTTAAGGGTCTGAATTTTTTTCCTTGATCTGTCATATTTTTCTGCATGTTATGTGTTTCTGCTGATGCATGACCCAGGGTACCTGCCGTAACAAGGGCACCGGATAGCATCAAGCTATTCGTGATAAATTTCCTTCTGTCCATATTTAGCTTTTCTAGGTTGTATCTAGTTATTGAACAGAAAAGAAGCCCTTTTGTTGACATTTTCTCGCTTTTTTACATAAATGTAATTTTGTAGAAAACCAAGGAAATTTGCATTATTTCACCATTTCATACGATAATCAATGGAATACGGAAGAAATAACTTCCGCAAATGCTGCTAGACCTTGTCCGAGGTGAGAGCGTACTGAGAGCGTACTGAGAGCGTGTCTATAGGCACGCTCTCACCTCGGTAGAACTCCGCACGCACCACGGACGCACCTCAGACAAGGTCCAGGCACAGGTAAGCCAATATTCACCAATCAAAATGAAAATCAATTTGCTAAAGAAACCATTGGACTTTTAAAGAAATGGAAAGTTGAGAGCGTGTCAGGGATTTGTTTTTGGCAATAAAGACAACAAGTATTTATGAATACGATAAAAATTGGGGAATTTAGGCTGATGTGGAGATTTTATCAGCACGCTGATTAAATATATACATTTTTCTTCGAAAGACAAAAATTTTACAGGCTATCTATCCCATTTTTTAAAAAAATCGCAAACCCTTTCCGATGATAATTCATTTTGAAAACAGCAAAGAAAGACCCCAAATTGATTGCACTTGGGGCCAATGCTTACCAATACTGTTGTAGATTAGCGCTTATATTTATCATGCAGACCCTTACCTTCCAAGATCATGGGCTTTATTTTATCAATTCGAGCCAACTTGGTTTTTTCCTGTTTGGCTTCCTCAATATGTTCTATATAATCCTTTTGCTTACCTGGCGTTAATTTCTGGAAAGCGTGGGCAAATTGGACATCGTTATCCAGCGCCTCCTTCAGCAGTCCTTCAACTTTTTTAGGGCTCGCCTTTTCGGGTTTGATTTCCTTACCGTCCCGTATCGTCTGCACAGATTCCTCGATGTAATTCAGGATCTGTTGTTCATCCATTTGCTTGACATCCGTGAAGCGCCACTGCCTGAGTGATTTCGTTTTCCCTTCAGAAGCAGTGATCAATACCTCCAATGAATCCGTTAAAAAGACACCGTTATAAAACCAAAGGCTGAAAAAATCTTTGAAACCACCCCACCCGATCACATTTTTTCCAGAGAAGGTGTACACATTGGCACCCCATTTTATTTCTTTTTTCAGTGGAGAAGTTGTTTTTAGGATAAGCTGCGCCATAAATTCTTCACATGCTTCCCATTGTGGGTATTTGGTTTCCCAGCTTGGATTTTTCTTGTCCTGTAACATCTCCACATTGAACAGGACCATATCGGTAATTAGTTTTTTGGGAATGGGTTTATCCAGAGGAAGCTGAACCGCCCCCTTGGACGTTTTGTAGTCCTTTAACTCCTGAGCGAACTTATCGATGGCTTCCACACCGGGATAAACGCCGATATGATGCTTGAACATGGCAAAATGAATCAGATTACCGTTATAACGGAAGGTTGGCATTCGGTAATTGATGGTTTCTTTGGCTTCCTTTGGGGCAGCTTTGCGGATGATCTCGCGCAACTCATCCAAGCGTTGGCGAAGTTCGCCATCATAGCCCGCAATATATTCATCAATTGTCGTAAAGGTTGTTTCCATAGGTAAGGAGTTATTCAGGTTTCATAAAATCGAACGCTCCTTTTCGCAGATTGATTCCGTATTCAAGACTCGCTTTCAGGCTGGCCAGGAAATTAGCCCAGCCTTCGGTCTGACCAATCGCTTGCTTGATACCATCATCATCTTTGGGCATAAAACTTTCCTTCACGCGCACGACAGTGAAATTCTGGTGGAAAGCTTCCAGGAAGATCTCAACGACCATTCCTTCCTCGCCTCCACTCCAATCAAAGGATATATAATCGTATGCGCGGATAAATTTACCGGTTACAGGGAAGATATCTTCAAATTCCGGAAATTTCCACGCAACCGTCACCCCGTCTTCCAACCGTCCACTGGAACTTTCCAAAAAATAGTTGCTCATTTTTTCCGGGTCAACGATCGCTTCAAAAACCTCTTCTATAGGTTTCAGGATTTGTATGGAGGCTCGTGCACTTAAATATTGATTCGTTGGGTCCATTGACATAGCAGTTTGTTTAGTTGTTACCTATCTAAGTTAAGAAGTAATTTGTTTAAACGTTTCGATTCCTTTAATTTTATTCCGCTTGATTTTGAAGAAATTAACCACACACGCCACCCTGTTTCGCTTAATTTTATGTAGATAAACAGCAATATCTTCCCATAAAATGAATAAATTCAATAGATGAAAGATAAAATTATACAGGCTGGACAGGTTCAGTTGTTCACGCAATCCTTCGGCAGACCGGAAGATCCACAAATCCTTTTGATTGCCGGCGCCACGGTTTCCATGCTGTTCTGGGAGGCGGAATTCTGTGAGGCCTTGGCCGAAAAAGGATATTTTGTTATCCGATATGATTTCCGTGATACCGGACAGTCAACGACCTATCCGGCCGGTGAGCTCCATTACGGTTTGGAAGACCTGAGCATGGACATCCTGCATATACTGGATAGTTACGGCATAGAAAAGGCCCATCTCCTCGGTATTTCCCTCGGAGGCATGCTGGCACAGATCACTGCCATTACCCATCCCGAACGTGTAGCATCCCTTACCCTATTTGCCACCATGCCTTGGGCAGACAGTCCCATTCCGGTACCCGAAATGGATCCTTCCATTTTGGAATTCCATGCGGCAGGTGCGCAGGTCAATTGGAACAATGAAGAACAGGTCGTCGAGCATATGCTGAAGGGATCACGGTTAATGTCGGGGAATAAACCATTGGATGAAGACCGCGCAGAACGCTATATCCGTGAATCATTCCATCGAGCGATCCATTTCCCGAGTCAGTTCAATCATGCCCAGTTATCGGGTGCTGAATCCACCTACAACCAAATACAGAAAATAAAGGCTCCCGTTTTGGTCATACATGGCAGTGACGACAAAATCTGTCATTTTCATAATGCTCTTGCCTTAATGCAACTGTTGAAACCAAAAAACCTGGTCGTTCTGGAGGGCACCGGACATGAACTCCATGCGCAGGATTATGACCAGATTATTGCTGCGGTGGACAGATTGATTCAGGCGAGCAAACAAATGGGCTAATTTCTTGTCCTATGACAAGTGGATTTCCGCTGGACGTCTTTACATT is a genomic window containing:
- a CDS encoding RagB/SusD family nutrient uptake outer membrane protein, translating into MKNKFKIQYISLALLGLVASCNDDFVNTQPLNEAPKELVWSDPALAQAFIYEIYNGFGVGGFYEQQMASMTDEAFFTHPGRGINTVTESRSNAADQGYIMDTYSYGNMYSRIRATNTAIAELRDPNFGDKQKADELLGEAYFLRAYFYQNLVRMFGAVPMVTRVYELGEPDYMLERSTYDECIKQIVSDCDSAATLLSTVSKVDGRANEVAALALKARVLTYAASDLHDMPTAKGKSSLISGYKSPQFLGYVSGDRRARWQAAKDAAKKVLDHGEYAYKLDLTAPATPEEGRANYHDIAMGGGSKVANTDGKKDLILGRFFIDLKDERGGWVGRDNGPNGYHNWSGNSPIQLLVDDYEKIDGTKFNWTNAADKASPYTDRDPRFYATISHDGSGWKPRTDDVKSRDPANQIQTGRYEVLDDKGAKVIVFGLDTRNSVIEDWNGSYTGYYYRKFVDSDPAITDQNTRQRIPWPILRYTEAILNYAEACIELGEDAEAKTWLNKIRFRSGMPAITETGAALKDRYRNERRIELAYEEHRFFDARRWMIAPTTLGRKVTLINIFGQLKPGKNVKLYQYSLDNYTYTYSVGTLNPGIENRSWNDKMYFTSFHRDEINRNTKLEQNPGYE
- a CDS encoding SusC/RagA family TonB-linked outer membrane protein — translated: MFKSHHLFKGKSGTSMLRLGGFCLLCSIAASQTYAHSAVHAHEAASYWQNQITVRGSVKDVASGQPIAGVTVTVKGTTQATTTDEQGNFELQNVPGSATLVFTSVGLQAKEVAVSNQTSIQVDMMTSEDNIDEVVVVGYGTQKKATVTGAVAAVKGDELKKSPAINLSNAMAGRVPGVVATNGSGEPGYDGSGLRIRGTNTLGDSGPLIVIDGIPARAGGLDRLNPADIENISVLKDASAAIYGARAANGVVLVTTKRGKTGKPLLSYTFNQGFSQPTVIPKLANASQYAEMRNELQIFTLNPDEWKPALDAFNTTGIYKKKDGENLEAFFDLEDRRLFADGSDPWGHPNTDWYADALKTWSPQQKHNLQLDGGSEDFKYLLSIGHQDQDGYYKNSATGYKQYDIRVNLDANINKYVKTQFGILGRQENRNFPTKGAGTIFRMLMRGNPTMPAYWPNGMPGPDIENGENPVVIATNATGYNRDKRYYFQTNGQVEIQIPGVEGLKVTGNAAVDKYVRNSKLWEIPWYLYTWQNNAMEDDGVTPKLTAGRRGPADPRLTQSNEDQMNILMGAIASYDKVFGDHTINILAGVNRETIRNDNFSAFRRYFISTEIDYLFAGGDAEKNADGSAWERARLNYFGRANYNYKNKYIAELLWRYDGSYMFPENSRYGFFPGAMLGWVVSEENFWKESVPFVNYFKIRASYGQMGNDNVYYDGALQEYQYFSTYGFGTYIINDEMVKSLYERRVPNMFITWEVANNYNLGFDFQFMGGKMNAEIDVFKNSRESILWRRDASVPQSTGMTLPSENIGKVDNSGFDFNVGYRETFGELGFSASVNGGYAKNKIVFWDEAPGAPEYQKSTGRPINAGLYYIYDGVFRDQAEIDANTINYDDITSQLKPGDMKYQDYDGDGKITPNDRVRRDKNSVPTFQGGLNLGFTYKGFDLSVLFQGATGGEVRIGTDESGSIGNFLLDFYEDRWTIDNPSSEHPRITDRSNQYYSYNNTYWLKNTNYIRLKTLELGYNFNSDWTKKVGISSARLFVSGQNLLTFSKMKVFDPEGTNALGHYYPQARLLNTGLMVSF
- a CDS encoding dienelactone hydrolase family protein, translating into MNVSGILLAFALFAGSTASGQDLKEVPYQEGDQKLKGLVTSNAGSDRPAVVILPAWKGIDQEAKDAALDLEKQGYIAFIADIYGEGNVPADNAAAAKASSTYKNDYKAYQRRIQAALDEVKKLGATKVAVIGYCFGGTGALEAARGGLDVTGVVCIHGGLAKAADRTNSPLKTKILVEHPAQDESVRPEHLESLVKEMDEGKADWQIITYANAKHTFTNPASADYNPTMAKRAWQHTLLFLKEVLQ
- a CDS encoding alpha/beta fold hydrolase; translated protein: MDALRKIVGLTLLGFLSLTTLHAQENRPVLDIQLSNYTYPFPVDSLLLPNNQGKDLYMYYMDIKPKQNPNGEAVLLLHGKNFNGAYWKTTVDALTDAGYRVIVPDQIGFGKSSKPAQYQFTFQQLAMNTDALLSHVQLSEIHVLGHSMGGMLATRYALMYPEKVKKLILENPIGLEDWKLYAPYQPIDKNYASELKADYASTKKYQMEFYYDNQWKAAYDEWVYLLTGWVNHPDYPRVAWNNAQTSDMIFTQPVLYEFEHLSVPTLLVIGTRDRTAIGKDRVADPKVRAKMGQYQELGKETQKKIPGAALVELENVGHLPHIEAFERFMPPVLEFLKKEMN
- a CDS encoding NAD(P)-dependent oxidoreductase, which encodes MDYKDKIGFIGLGNMGKPMAKNLEKAGVDLYVYNRTPEKMADFAANSTPCNDLVSLVDHSDIIFTMLSNDDAVHAVYESILSMDISGKLFVDMSTVSQEASKVISTMCLEQGAKFVDAPVAGSTQPAKEGTLIFMVGADQEDEQRILPYLQIMGKDVKYLGPNGNGVAAKLCINYYLSILYQGMAETVLFAENMGISRKDMMAIINDSASGSGASRVKTPLIIEDEYPAAFSVDLMLKDVKLALDAGANFPFSEILVDTYQGAKNAGFAKDDVMSIIPFLKDKQ
- a CDS encoding aldo/keto reductase, whose protein sequence is MDRRKFITNSLMLSGALVTAGTLGHASAETHNMQKNMTDQGKKFRPLTLSGFGGVAIGNGFAKDNKDIPSLEAMDAAWQAGVRYYDTSPWYGLGISERRMGLYLKDKNREDYTISTKIGRLLHPEDNFKKPGLQWGGQMNASYTYDYSAAGARKSVEDSLQRLGIGSLDIVFVHDLSPDNGDMGKEWLKYFEEAKNGAFVELTKMREEGLIKGWGLGVNTIEPMLKAMEVADPDIFLSACQYSLIVHEDDLNQVFPKVAEKGISIVVGAPLCAGFLAGKGRYLYGKTIPDFAAEKLVALRKVADNHQVDLRTAALQFSAAPDVVSAVIPGASSAEQATANAASFEAKIPNGFWEELKAEKLIAANAPVPNA
- a CDS encoding DUF1801 domain-containing protein; protein product: METTFTTIDEYIAGYDGELRQRLDELREIIRKAAPKEAKETINYRMPTFRYNGNLIHFAMFKHHIGVYPGVEAIDKFAQELKDYKTSKGAVQLPLDKPIPKKLITDMVLFNVEMLQDKKNPSWETKYPQWEACEEFMAQLILKTTSPLKKEIKWGANVYTFSGKNVIGWGGFKDFFSLWFYNGVFLTDSLEVLITASEGKTKSLRQWRFTDVKQMDEQQILNYIEESVQTIRDGKEIKPEKASPKKVEGLLKEALDNDVQFAHAFQKLTPGKQKDYIEHIEEAKQEKTKLARIDKIKPMILEGKGLHDKYKR
- a CDS encoding SRPBCC domain-containing protein, whose translation is MDPTNQYLSARASIQILKPIEEVFEAIVDPEKMSNYFLESSSGRLEDGVTVAWKFPEFEDIFPVTGKFIRAYDYISFDWSGGEEGMVVEIFLEAFHQNFTVVRVKESFMPKDDDGIKQAIGQTEGWANFLASLKASLEYGINLRKGAFDFMKPE
- a CDS encoding alpha/beta fold hydrolase — encoded protein: MKDKIIQAGQVQLFTQSFGRPEDPQILLIAGATVSMLFWEAEFCEALAEKGYFVIRYDFRDTGQSTTYPAGELHYGLEDLSMDILHILDSYGIEKAHLLGISLGGMLAQITAITHPERVASLTLFATMPWADSPIPVPEMDPSILEFHAAGAQVNWNNEEQVVEHMLKGSRLMSGNKPLDEDRAERYIRESFHRAIHFPSQFNHAQLSGAESTYNQIQKIKAPVLVIHGSDDKICHFHNALALMQLLKPKNLVVLEGTGHELHAQDYDQIIAAVDRLIQASKQMG